Below is a genomic region from Caldisericota bacterium.
AACAAGCGCCCAGGCCACGGTTACAAAGACATAACTGAACGGCATAATAGCAAAAAGAAACGCACCGAAAAGAAGCATTCTTTTTCTGCCAATATAATCGGATAAAGCACCTGAGGGAGCTTTTAAGAAAATACCTGTTACAGTAGATGCCCCGACTATTATACCTATTAATGCCGGGGAAGCTCCCAGGTACAGCGCAAAAAGCGGCAACAATGGCGTCCTTGCAATGTTATAACTCAATCGTGCAGAAAAATCCACCAATGAAATATTAATAAACGAGCGCCACTTGCTCATAATTACTTCGCTTCACTCTCCAACTGCTTTTTGAAATAAGCATATAGTGCATCATAAAGATAAAATTCTTTTTCAAGGGTTTCATAGTCGTCCTTGCATATCAACCTGTACCCTCTGCCAAAAACATCAAGTGCAACAGCAAGAGGTGAATGTACCACATCTGAATCTGCTTCACTTACAATTGACTGAACTTTTTTTAATGCAGAATCCTGAATGTCATACTTCTCCATAAAAGCATCAAATGAGCATTTATCACCATGATGCCCCATCTTTACCCCTTTCATATCAAACGGAGTTCCTTCCTTTATCGTTGATGGATCCGTATCCCTTGGAACAAAAATAAACTCCGCATCAGGATCAATAAACCTTTTGATAAGCCATGGACATGCAACCCTATCTACATGAACTCTTTCTCTTGTTACCCACTTCATAAATACACCTCCTTTAGATTTGTTGTTTTTGCTACAAAGCTTTACTTAACGGTAATAGTATAATAAAATTTTTACAAAGACATAAAAAAAGAAATCTCAAATTGTAGCAGGAGCAAAGATATCGTAAACTAAAACATCCTCTGAAACATCAAACA
It encodes:
- a CDS encoding chromate resistance protein, whose amino-acid sequence is MKWVTRERVHVDRVACPWLIKRFIDPDAEFIFVPRDTDPSTIKEGTPFDMKGVKMGHHGDKCSFDAFMEKYDIQDSALKKVQSIVSEADSDVVHSPLAVALDVFGRGYRLICKDDYETLEKEFYLYDALYAYFKKQLESEAK